From Verrucomicrobia bacterium S94, the proteins below share one genomic window:
- a CDS encoding tetratricopeptide repeat protein translates to METPRMNFSSLKISAYRWPARHSGRSRLSIQSVVLLLLLISAFSVKAEDTPRSSMRKGLKAYKSGNYTNAIEHLEKTVLEFPDIGNYNLGNAHYRAGDYEAASDAFNEALRTTDLELQFKAYFNRGNALLARTTALTKTEEISLAIELAFQAMDMFEKAILLQPDHLEAKQNFERAHTLWGNLEYNLGRWYFDQAEELLPQFKAKDAQQNYQLAKKQFEHILKNVDPNHPEALQYLPKVNDRLEMLALAVEAAEIDLDVALKYISDYQYILAAKRLTTETDERKYAFDIKPDLKKKYEETIQKNQEVLKIIQDLFPTTNMAQ, encoded by the coding sequence ATGGAGACGCCACGGATGAACTTTTCATCATTGAAGATTTCAGCGTACCGGTGGCCGGCCAGGCACTCAGGACGTTCCCGCCTATCGATTCAATCGGTGGTTTTACTCCTTCTGCTCATCTCCGCTTTCTCTGTTAAAGCCGAGGATACACCGCGTTCTTCGATGCGCAAGGGACTGAAAGCATACAAAAGCGGCAACTATACGAATGCCATAGAACATCTGGAAAAAACAGTGCTGGAATTTCCGGACATTGGAAACTACAACCTCGGCAATGCACACTATCGCGCCGGCGACTATGAAGCCGCATCGGATGCATTTAACGAAGCACTCCGCACGACCGATCTGGAGCTCCAGTTCAAGGCCTACTTCAACCGGGGCAATGCGTTGCTCGCCCGCACAACCGCACTCACAAAAACCGAGGAAATCAGTCTGGCCATAGAACTGGCCTTTCAGGCCATGGATATGTTTGAAAAAGCGATTCTGCTGCAGCCGGATCATCTGGAGGCCAAACAGAATTTTGAGCGGGCTCATACACTGTGGGGCAATTTGGAGTACAACCTCGGCCGCTGGTATTTTGATCAGGCAGAGGAACTTTTGCCCCAATTCAAAGCCAAAGATGCACAGCAAAACTATCAGCTGGCGAAAAAGCAGTTTGAACATATTCTTAAAAATGTGGACCCGAATCATCCGGAAGCGCTGCAGTATCTGCCGAAGGTGAATGACCGGCTCGAAATGCTGGCGCTGGCGGTCGAGGCCGCGGAGATTGATCTGGATGTCGCGCTTAAATATATTTCGGATTATCAGTACATACTGGCCGCGAAGCGGTTGACAACCGAGACGGATGAGCGAAAATATGCGTTCGATATCAAACCTGATCTGAAGAAAAAATATGAAGAGACCATCCAGAAAAATCAGGAAGTCCTGAAGATTATTCAGGATCTGTTTCCGACAACCAACATGGCGCAATGA
- a CDS encoding tetratricopeptide repeat protein, whose amino-acid sequence MIRFLYTLAAVLLIFTAAYAQEDLFNRAQAAYDDGRYGEAAMLYEKMIADGFDNPEIHYNLGNACFKNSELPNAVLHYRKASYDLPRDPDIQANLHFALNAAGAAETIPSFIDRFFSSLSMQEWIITGTGGYLLLCAGLLVLLFVRKGRRQTLKFLFLPLFILAASFMGWRHWNDLRLHPEWVVTNKEATALFSPVEGSTAHFKLPMAALVKQRSSHGPGWIEVEYDGKRGWLKQDYIDMVSP is encoded by the coding sequence ATGATCCGTTTTCTGTACACCCTCGCTGCTGTTTTACTGATTTTCACGGCTGCATACGCCCAGGAGGATCTGTTCAACCGGGCTCAGGCGGCTTATGACGACGGCCGCTACGGCGAGGCCGCCATGCTTTATGAAAAAATGATTGCTGATGGTTTCGACAACCCGGAGATTCATTATAATCTGGGCAATGCCTGTTTTAAAAACAGCGAACTGCCCAATGCCGTACTGCATTACCGGAAAGCCTCATATGACCTGCCGCGCGATCCTGATATTCAGGCCAACCTGCACTTTGCATTGAATGCCGCAGGCGCAGCTGAAACCATACCCTCCTTCATCGATCGTTTTTTTTCATCCCTTTCCATGCAGGAGTGGATCATAACCGGAACAGGGGGCTATCTGCTGCTCTGCGCCGGTCTACTGGTATTGCTGTTTGTCCGAAAAGGCCGGCGGCAGACACTGAAGTTTCTGTTTCTTCCCCTCTTTATTCTGGCGGCGTCTTTTATGGGCTGGCGGCACTGGAACGACCTTCGGCTCCATCCGGAATGGGTAGTAACGAATAAAGAGGCCACCGCACTCTTCAGTCCCGTAGAAGGTTCGACGGCTCACTTCAAGCTGCCGATGGCCGCATTGGTTAAGCAGCGGAGTTCGCATGGCCCCGGCTGGATTGAGGTGGAATATGACGGGAAGCGCGGCTGGCTGAAACAGGACTATATTGATATGGTTTCTCCTTGA
- a CDS encoding DUF58 domain-containing protein, whose product MSKSIGSRQSAIGSSSEVSHRELLKKVRRIQITTKHAVNDVFAGQYHSTFKGRGMEFDEVREYVPGDDIRTIDWNVTARTGAPHIKKFVEEREMTVMLVVDVSASHLFGSGNQMKRDLAAEVAAVLAFSAIRNNDRIGLILFSEEVEKYIPPKKGTRHVLRLVREMLSHKPQGKGTRIVPALDYLNHISTRKNVTFLISDFIFHDNYEQLLKISARRNDLISVVIGDKREIAWPSIGLVNWHDAETGETVLVDTSSRKVREKLLAEQTRRAEAIDELNRKAGIDTIRLFAGEPYDKEFIKFFRQRAQRR is encoded by the coding sequence ATGAGCAAATCAATCGGCAGTCGGCAATCGGCAATCGGCAGTTCTTCAGAAGTTTCGCACCGCGAACTTCTGAAGAAGGTTCGGCGGATTCAGATTACCACAAAGCATGCGGTCAATGATGTTTTTGCCGGGCAGTACCATTCCACGTTTAAAGGACGCGGCATGGAATTTGATGAAGTCCGGGAATATGTGCCCGGCGACGACATACGGACCATCGATTGGAATGTAACCGCCCGCACCGGTGCACCGCACATCAAAAAGTTTGTAGAAGAACGTGAAATGACCGTGATGCTGGTGGTCGATGTCTCCGCATCACATCTGTTCGGCAGCGGAAATCAGATGAAACGCGACCTCGCCGCCGAAGTGGCGGCCGTGCTCGCCTTTTCGGCCATCCGCAACAATGACCGGATCGGCCTGATTCTTTTTTCGGAAGAAGTGGAAAAATATATTCCGCCGAAAAAAGGAACACGCCATGTGCTGCGCCTTGTCCGCGAAATGCTTTCCCACAAACCGCAGGGTAAAGGAACGCGGATTGTACCGGCGCTGGATTACCTGAACCACATCAGTACACGCAAAAATGTCACCTTCCTGATTTCCGACTTTATATTCCATGACAACTATGAACAGCTGCTGAAAATTTCGGCGCGCCGCAACGACCTGATCAGCGTTGTCATCGGCGACAAACGGGAAATCGCCTGGCCCTCCATCGGCCTCGTCAACTGGCACGATGCGGAAACCGGCGAAACCGTCCTGGTTGATACCTCCAGCCGAAAAGTCAGGGAAAAACTCCTGGCCGAACAGACGCGGCGGGCCGAAGCGATTGATGAACTGAACCGCAAGGCCGGCATCGATACCATTCGACTTTTTGCCGGCGAACCATACGACAAGGAATTCATTAAATTTTTCCGCCAGCGGGCACAACGACGTTAA
- a CDS encoding haloacid dehalogenase-like hydrolase, which produces MNTVKIIILCAAALTAGTTLSREKPPTDPLPSWKDGAEKKSIVEFVSQVTTPDSGDFVPVTERIATFDNDGTLWSEQPLYFQACFIFDRIKTLAPEHPEWKTTEPFASVLMGDMKSALDGGEKALLKMTMATHAGMSNAEFERIVLNWLQTTRHPDTGRPFTEMVYQPMLELLDYLRANGFKTYIVSGGGIEFMRPWTEAVYGIPPEQVVGSSIKTKYEVLDGIPQLTRLPELNFIDDKAGKPVGINMHIGRRPIFAAGNSDGDFQMLEYTTSGHGKRLGILIHHDDKEREYAYDRDSQIGALKRGLDEGPDRGWIIVSMKENWKTIYPTAK; this is translated from the coding sequence ATGAATACCGTAAAAATAATTATCCTATGCGCCGCCGCCCTGACCGCCGGCACGACTTTATCACGCGAAAAACCGCCGACCGATCCACTTCCCTCGTGGAAAGACGGCGCTGAGAAAAAATCCATCGTCGAATTTGTATCGCAGGTCACCACACCCGACTCCGGTGATTTTGTTCCGGTGACGGAACGCATCGCCACGTTCGACAACGACGGCACACTGTGGAGCGAACAACCCCTCTATTTCCAGGCCTGTTTCATCTTCGACCGGATTAAAACGCTGGCTCCCGAACACCCGGAATGGAAGACCACCGAACCGTTTGCCTCGGTGCTGATGGGCGATATGAAAAGTGCCCTGGACGGCGGCGAAAAAGCACTGCTCAAAATGACCATGGCCACGCATGCCGGCATGAGCAACGCCGAATTTGAGCGGATTGTATTGAACTGGCTGCAAACCACCCGGCACCCGGACACCGGGAGACCCTTCACCGAAATGGTCTATCAACCGATGCTCGAACTGCTGGATTATCTGCGGGCCAACGGGTTTAAAACCTATATTGTGTCCGGCGGTGGTATTGAATTTATGCGCCCCTGGACCGAAGCAGTTTACGGCATTCCTCCGGAACAGGTCGTCGGCAGCAGCATTAAAACAAAATATGAAGTCCTCGATGGGATACCACAGCTCACCCGCCTCCCGGAACTGAATTTCATCGACGACAAGGCCGGAAAACCCGTCGGCATTAACATGCATATTGGACGCCGCCCCATTTTTGCGGCCGGCAATTCCGATGGCGATTTCCAGATGCTGGAATACACCACCTCCGGCCACGGAAAACGACTCGGGATCCTGATTCATCACGATGATAAAGAACGGGAATATGCCTACGACCGGGATTCCCAAATCGGTGCCCTTAAACGCGGACTCGACGAAGGTCCTGACCGCGGCTGGATCATCGTCAGCATGAAAGAAAACTGGAAAACCATCTACCCGACAGCAAAATAG
- a CDS encoding RNA-binding S4 domain-containing protein, translating to MEFTLKDEYIELCKLLKAANVVMSGGEGKEVVAQGLVTVDGELETRKRCKIRAGQTVEFEGVTIDVVDGAL from the coding sequence ATGGAATTTACGCTTAAAGACGAGTACATCGAACTCTGCAAACTCCTCAAAGCCGCTAACGTGGTCATGTCCGGCGGCGAAGGCAAAGAAGTTGTGGCTCAGGGACTGGTCACGGTAGACGGCGAACTAGAAACCCGGAAACGCTGTAAAATCCGTGCCGGACAGACCGTCGAATTCGAAGGAGTCACCATCGACGTTGTCGACGGAGCCCTTTAA
- a CDS encoding tRNA (cytidine(34)-2'-O)-methyltransferase has product MNIVLVYPSIPPNTGNISRLCAATGSRLHLVEPLGFDIDDRAVRRAGLDYWDSVDLSVYPDFETFIEKNAGGRKFFFSTAGSRIFHDAAFQAGDFLIFGNETYGLPDEIISAQPDDRILNIPIKLDNVRSLNLSNCAAIVLFEALRQINR; this is encoded by the coding sequence ATGAACATCGTGCTGGTCTACCCCTCTATTCCTCCCAACACCGGAAATATTTCCCGCCTCTGCGCCGCGACCGGATCGCGCCTGCATCTGGTTGAACCGCTCGGTTTTGATATCGATGACCGGGCGGTGCGGCGCGCCGGGCTCGACTACTGGGATTCTGTCGACCTCTCGGTCTATCCCGATTTTGAAACCTTTATCGAAAAAAATGCCGGCGGGCGAAAATTTTTCTTCAGTACCGCCGGCAGCCGAATCTTTCATGATGCGGCTTTTCAGGCGGGCGACTTCCTTATTTTCGGTAATGAAACCTATGGGCTGCCGGATGAAATTATCAGCGCACAACCTGACGACCGAATCTTGAATATCCCCATCAAACTCGATAATGTGCGGTCCCTCAATTTGTCGAACTGCGCAGCCATTGTGCTGTTTGAAGCACTTCGGCAAATTAACCGATGA
- a CDS encoding VWA domain-containing protein has product MRLAHPYFLLLLLVIPFLLWLRFYMVRKRSMQFSSGAALKSLPKSWRVRVQPVIPLLYTLGLVCLIVALARPQRGLEDSRVRTEAVDIILLMDLSGSMDTRDFQKFGQRMSRLEASKEVITRFLENRPNDRIGMVAFATLPYAVAPLTLDHGWLIQRMEGLNTKMLDGNRTAIGDGIASAVNRLRDSEAKSKVIILLTDGANNAGTLSPENAASAAEALGIKIYTIGAGGARTGFFMQRQEVDEATLKKISKTTGAKFYRAKDLETLEAVYAEIDQLEKTEIEVERFTRFEEKSFGWLVAGMVFLALEQLLGLSKIGRLP; this is encoded by the coding sequence ATGCGACTCGCCCATCCGTATTTCCTGCTACTGCTCCTCGTAATCCCGTTTCTGCTGTGGCTGCGTTTTTATATGGTGCGGAAACGGTCGATGCAGTTCAGCAGTGGTGCCGCTCTGAAAAGTTTACCGAAAAGCTGGCGGGTTCGTGTTCAGCCTGTCATCCCGCTGCTCTATACCCTGGGACTCGTCTGCCTGATCGTAGCCCTTGCCCGGCCGCAGCGCGGCCTGGAGGACAGTCGGGTGCGTACCGAAGCCGTGGACATTATCCTGCTGATGGACCTTTCGGGATCAATGGACACGCGCGACTTCCAGAAGTTCGGCCAGCGAATGAGTCGTCTGGAGGCTTCAAAGGAAGTGATTACCCGTTTTCTGGAAAACCGTCCGAATGACCGCATCGGCATGGTAGCCTTTGCCACCCTGCCCTATGCCGTTGCACCGCTCACACTCGACCACGGCTGGCTGATTCAGCGTATGGAAGGCCTGAACACCAAAATGCTCGATGGCAACCGTACGGCCATCGGCGACGGCATTGCCTCGGCGGTAAACCGGTTGCGCGACAGCGAGGCCAAAAGCAAAGTCATCATTCTGCTGACCGACGGGGCCAATAATGCAGGAACACTGTCTCCCGAAAACGCCGCCAGTGCGGCCGAAGCTCTGGGAATCAAAATCTACACCATCGGTGCCGGCGGTGCCCGCACCGGCTTCTTTATGCAGCGTCAGGAAGTGGATGAAGCAACCCTCAAAAAGATCTCCAAAACCACCGGAGCCAAGTTCTACCGGGCCAAGGATCTTGAAACCCTCGAAGCGGTTTATGCAGAAATTGACCAACTTGAAAAAACCGAAATTGAAGTGGAGCGCTTTACCCGCTTCGAAGAAAAATCGTTCGGCTGGCTGGTGGCCGGAATGGTTTTCCTGGCACTGGAGCAACTGCTGGGACTCAGTAAAATCGGGAGGCTGCCCTGA
- a CDS encoding hydroxylamine reductase yields MFCYQCEQTSQATGCTAFGVCGKDPETAALQDLLIEVCKKISQKAHALRQEGKSTRDADLFVMQGLFTTVTNVNFDPADIAGIISRGFQLGKEMGVECDGEMPNNIDELISMGEKIGIESRMNTLGPDVTGLQELILYGLKGTAAYADHAFVLGKEDDSVFAFFHEAMAFLLNPEPTVDELVALALKTGEVNLTVMGLLDGANTETYGHPVPTPVRITPVKGKAILVSGHDLKDLEMLLKQTEGKGINIYTHGEMLPCHGYPELKKYSHLVGNYGGAWQDQRKEFEAFPGAILMTTNCIQKPKENYKARIFTTGLVQWPDVEHIGDDKDFSPVIEAALAADGFAETEEEKTILTGFGHNAVLGVAPQVIDAVKSGALKHFFLIGGCDGAKPGRNYYTEFAEAVPDDCAILTLACGKFRFNKLDFGDIGGIPRLLDMGQCNDAYSAIQVAVALANAFECDVNDLPLSMILSWYEQKAICILLTLLHLGIKDIKVGPSLPAFITPTVLQVLVDTFNIAPVTTVEEDMKQCLGA; encoded by the coding sequence ATGTTCTGTTACCAATGTGAACAAACCAGTCAGGCCACCGGCTGCACCGCCTTCGGCGTATGCGGAAAAGACCCGGAAACCGCAGCCCTTCAGGATCTGCTGATTGAAGTCTGCAAAAAGATTTCCCAAAAAGCCCATGCGCTGCGCCAGGAAGGAAAATCCACCCGCGACGCCGACCTCTTTGTCATGCAGGGCCTTTTCACCACAGTGACCAATGTAAACTTTGATCCGGCCGATATCGCCGGCATCATCTCCCGCGGTTTTCAGCTCGGAAAAGAAATGGGTGTCGAATGTGATGGCGAAATGCCGAACAATATCGATGAACTGATTTCCATGGGGGAAAAAATCGGCATTGAAAGCCGAATGAACACCCTCGGCCCCGATGTAACCGGTCTGCAGGAACTGATTCTCTACGGATTAAAAGGTACCGCCGCCTACGCCGACCACGCCTTCGTCCTCGGAAAAGAAGATGATTCTGTTTTCGCGTTCTTCCACGAAGCCATGGCCTTTCTTCTGAACCCGGAACCGACCGTTGACGAGCTGGTTGCACTCGCACTGAAAACCGGCGAGGTCAATCTGACCGTAATGGGTCTGCTCGACGGAGCCAACACGGAAACCTACGGGCATCCCGTTCCCACCCCGGTTCGCATTACTCCGGTAAAGGGCAAAGCCATTCTCGTTTCCGGTCACGATCTGAAAGATCTGGAAATGCTGCTCAAACAGACCGAAGGCAAAGGCATCAATATTTACACCCATGGTGAAATGCTTCCGTGCCACGGCTATCCGGAGCTGAAAAAATACAGCCACCTTGTCGGTAATTACGGCGGAGCCTGGCAGGACCAGCGCAAAGAATTCGAAGCCTTTCCCGGCGCGATTCTGATGACCACCAACTGCATTCAGAAACCGAAAGAAAACTATAAGGCCCGCATCTTCACCACCGGACTCGTTCAGTGGCCGGATGTGGAGCACATCGGTGACGATAAAGATTTCTCCCCGGTCATCGAAGCCGCCCTTGCGGCCGATGGCTTCGCAGAAACCGAAGAAGAAAAAACCATACTCACCGGATTCGGACATAATGCCGTGCTCGGCGTTGCCCCGCAGGTGATTGACGCGGTCAAAAGCGGTGCCCTCAAACACTTCTTCCTTATCGGCGGCTGCGACGGTGCCAAACCGGGCCGAAACTACTATACCGAGTTTGCGGAAGCCGTTCCGGACGATTGCGCCATCCTGACGCTCGCCTGCGGTAAGTTCCGCTTTAACAAACTCGACTTCGGCGACATCGGCGGCATTCCGCGGCTGCTCGACATGGGACAGTGCAACGATGCCTATTCCGCCATTCAGGTTGCAGTCGCTCTGGCCAATGCCTTTGAATGCGATGTAAACGATCTGCCGCTCTCTATGATTCTTTCGTGGTACGAACAGAAAGCCATCTGCATTCTGCTCACCCTGCTGCACCTCGGCATCAAAGATATCAAAGTCGGTCCCTCCTTGCCGGCCTTTATCACACCGACCGTGCTGCAGGTGCTCGTCGACACCTTCAACATCGCACCGGTAACCACCGTCGAAGAAGACATGAAACAGTGTCTCGGTGCCTGA
- a CDS encoding VWA domain-containing protein encodes MKWHNPDILLGLIALLPLLLISSLMLRSRLGRLKKMADPALWSTMLPLLSPGRQRTKNFLRVLAFAFLIAALARPQWGFKWEEVKQRGLSIIVALDTSKSMLAQDIKPNRLQQAKWGVRDLVKELRGDRIGIVAFSGDAFLQCPATIDYAAFLMMLDDIYAGIVPIGGTDLFQALETSMESFEKSEEAQSDKVIILISDGESTTGDPLALLPKLKEEGIRVFAIGVGTKEGELIQTSEGFVKDPEGNVVKSALDEKMLERLAFETGGFYVRSAPGDFGLERIYQQGIAQLQREDRETRMSKIWTERYQWFLGVALLILILESLIRPIKWRRHG; translated from the coding sequence ATGAAATGGCATAATCCGGATATCCTGCTTGGGTTGATTGCCCTGCTGCCACTTCTGCTGATCAGCAGTCTGATGCTGCGCAGTCGCCTTGGCCGGCTGAAAAAAATGGCGGATCCTGCCCTTTGGTCCACCATGCTGCCGTTGCTTTCACCCGGCCGACAGCGGACGAAAAATTTTCTGCGCGTACTGGCCTTCGCCTTTCTGATTGCTGCGCTGGCCCGTCCGCAGTGGGGCTTTAAATGGGAGGAAGTTAAACAGCGCGGTCTAAGTATTATTGTGGCGCTTGATACCTCCAAAAGTATGCTGGCTCAGGACATCAAACCGAACCGCCTCCAGCAGGCAAAATGGGGCGTGCGGGATCTGGTGAAAGAGCTGCGCGGCGACCGGATCGGTATTGTGGCCTTTTCCGGCGATGCGTTCCTGCAGTGCCCGGCCACGATTGACTACGCTGCATTCCTGATGATGCTTGACGACATCTATGCCGGCATTGTTCCTATCGGCGGAACTGATCTGTTCCAGGCGCTGGAAACATCGATGGAAAGCTTTGAAAAATCGGAGGAGGCACAATCGGACAAAGTGATCATTCTGATCTCCGACGGCGAAAGCACAACCGGCGATCCTCTGGCTCTGCTGCCGAAACTGAAAGAAGAAGGCATTCGCGTTTTTGCCATCGGCGTCGGCACCAAAGAAGGGGAACTGATTCAGACCTCGGAAGGTTTTGTGAAAGATCCCGAAGGCAATGTGGTGAAAAGTGCGCTGGATGAGAAGATGCTGGAACGTCTGGCCTTTGAAACCGGCGGTTTTTATGTCCGCTCCGCTCCCGGCGATTTCGGGCTGGAGCGGATTTATCAGCAGGGCATTGCCCAGCTGCAGCGCGAAGACCGCGAAACCCGGATGTCGAAAATCTGGACCGAGCGCTACCAGTGGTTCCTTGGAGTCGCGCTCCTTATCCTTATTTTGGAATCTCTGATCAGACCTATAAAATGGAGACGCCACGGATGA
- a CDS encoding MoxR family ATPase, producing the protein MAGIEVINQKVRETSAFVPTLKSEIGKVIVGQEYLIDRLIISMLANGHVLLEGVPGLAKTLTINTLAQALDTAFQRIQFTPDLLPADLIGTLIYNQKDGEFIIKKGPVFANVILADEINRAPAKVQSALLEAMQEKQVTIGDETFPLPKPFLVMATENPIEQEGTYPLPEAQVDRFMLKLKVGYPTIEEERRILDRMAHSNTEITISPVLHPDEILKAREIVDEIYIDDKIKDYILSIVFATREPEKYNLDIKDYLQYGASPRATINLTMGARAHAFMQGRGYVTPQDVKSIAPDVLRHRVIVSYEAEAEELSSEDIIKEILSEIPVP; encoded by the coding sequence ATGGCCGGGATTGAAGTCATTAATCAGAAAGTCCGCGAGACAAGTGCATTTGTACCCACGTTAAAATCAGAGATCGGCAAGGTGATTGTCGGGCAGGAATATCTGATCGACCGGCTGATTATCAGTATGCTTGCAAACGGACATGTTCTGCTTGAAGGGGTGCCCGGCCTCGCAAAAACGCTGACCATCAACACCCTCGCCCAGGCCCTCGACACCGCCTTCCAGCGCATTCAGTTTACCCCCGACCTGCTTCCGGCCGACCTTATCGGCACCCTGATCTACAACCAGAAAGACGGCGAGTTCATCATTAAAAAAGGTCCCGTTTTCGCCAATGTCATTCTGGCCGACGAAATCAACCGCGCCCCGGCCAAAGTACAGAGTGCGCTGCTCGAAGCCATGCAGGAAAAACAGGTAACGATCGGCGACGAAACCTTTCCGCTGCCGAAACCCTTTCTGGTCATGGCCACGGAAAACCCGATCGAGCAGGAAGGCACCTATCCCCTGCCCGAAGCGCAGGTTGACCGCTTTATGCTCAAACTGAAAGTCGGCTACCCGACCATCGAGGAAGAGCGCCGTATCCTTGACCGCATGGCCCACTCCAATACCGAAATCACCATCAGCCCGGTGCTGCATCCTGATGAAATCCTGAAGGCCCGCGAAATCGTCGACGAAATCTATATCGACGATAAAATCAAGGATTACATTCTCAGTATCGTCTTCGCCACCCGCGAGCCGGAAAAGTACAATCTGGACATCAAAGACTATCTGCAGTACGGCGCATCACCGCGTGCCACCATCAATCTGACCATGGGGGCCCGCGCACACGCCTTCATGCAGGGCCGGGGCTACGTTACGCCGCAGGATGTCAAATCCATCGCACCCGATGTGCTTCGCCACCGCGTGATTGTCTCCTACGAAGCCGAAGCAGAAGAACTCTCCAGCGAAGATATTATCAAAGAAATCCTCAGCGAAATCCCCGTCCCGTAG
- a CDS encoding four helix bundle protein: MDQNELKTRTKPFALRTLKLTAALPGTDGARVIRNQPARSGPSVAANCRTSCRACSRAEFIAEIGTVIEEADESAFWFERIAEGEYLPRLKVDALLKEADELTAIMTASRKTAEDRK; the protein is encoded by the coding sequence ATGGATCAAAACGAACTGAAAACAAGAACTAAACCATTCGCATTGCGAACCCTTAAGTTAACGGCCGCTTTACCTGGAACGGACGGAGCCCGGGTTATACGGAACCAACCGGCGCGGTCAGGCCCATCGGTTGCGGCAAACTGTCGGACAAGCTGCCGCGCGTGTTCACGAGCTGAGTTTATTGCTGAAATCGGAACGGTTATTGAGGAAGCTGATGAATCAGCTTTCTGGTTTGAACGCATTGCCGAAGGAGAATATCTGCCCCGACTGAAAGTCGATGCCCTGTTGAAAGAAGCCGATGAGCTTACAGCAATCATGACAGCATCCCGAAAAACAGCCGAGGACAGGAAATGA
- a CDS encoding 4'-phosphopantetheinyl transferase superfamily protein: protein MESVEQIYDIPDLELSDIHIWGAEVPKCMGKLQDLERVLCDEEKEKAARFLHETDRHISVVARGALRILLSVYAGDAPENLVFHYSETGKPVLVPTAFGRSDDTIGFNVSHSGSWVVLAFGRNRQVGVDVERIRREMDVLSIADRYFAPDETALIRSADDVHALFFHHWVRKEAYVKAVGSGLFRELSSFSVPQEDGEKEGWFFRHLEAGSEYASAVVTDKPVDNVSCFDFGGLNWDS, encoded by the coding sequence ATGGAAAGTGTTGAACAGATTTACGATATTCCGGACCTTGAATTATCTGATATTCATATTTGGGGGGCTGAAGTGCCGAAATGCATGGGAAAACTTCAGGATCTGGAGCGGGTTCTATGTGATGAGGAAAAGGAAAAGGCTGCGCGGTTTCTGCACGAGACCGACCGTCATATCTCGGTAGTTGCACGCGGGGCGCTCCGTATTCTGCTGAGCGTTTATGCCGGGGATGCACCGGAAAATCTGGTTTTTCATTATTCAGAAACCGGAAAGCCCGTTCTTGTGCCGACGGCTTTCGGAAGATCCGATGATACAATCGGGTTCAATGTCTCCCATTCCGGCAGCTGGGTGGTGCTGGCGTTCGGCCGGAACCGGCAGGTGGGAGTGGATGTGGAGAGAATCCGCCGTGAAATGGATGTGCTGTCCATTGCCGATCGGTATTTCGCTCCGGATGAAACCGCGCTTATCCGGTCTGCCGATGATGTACATGCGCTGTTTTTTCATCACTGGGTCCGTAAAGAAGCGTATGTGAAGGCGGTCGGTTCCGGTCTCTTCCGGGAACTCTCTTCATTTTCGGTGCCGCAAGAGGACGGGGAAAAGGAGGGCTGGTTTTTCCGTCATCTGGAGGCCGGGTCCGAATATGCTTCGGCTGTTGTGACTGACAAACCGGTTGACAATGTGTCATGTTTTGATTTTGGAGGTTTAAATTGGGACAGTTAA
- a CDS encoding (2Fe-2S) ferredoxin domain-containing protein, translating to MSNSITICMGSSCFARGNREHLELIENYLHGNGIAAAITFSGCRCRGECGCGPNIEINGNLHRELDTGTLLDLLEFYFAEVKNET from the coding sequence ATGAGCAACAGCATCACAATCTGCATGGGAAGTTCCTGCTTTGCGCGCGGTAATCGCGAGCATCTGGAGCTGATTGAAAATTATCTGCATGGCAACGGCATTGCCGCCGCCATCACATTCTCGGGCTGTCGATGCCGGGGCGAGTGCGGATGCGGCCCCAATATTGAAATCAACGGCAACCTCCACCGCGAACTGGATACAGGAACCCTGCTCGACCTGCTGGAATTCTATTTTGCAGAGGTAAAAAATGAAACCTGA